The window NNNNNNNNNNNNNNNNNNNNNNNNNNNNNNNNNNNNNNNNNNNNNNNNNNNNNNNNNNNNNNNNNNNNNNNNNNNNNNNNNNNNNNNNNNNNNNNNNNNNNNNNNNNNNNNNNNNNNNNNNNNNNNNNNNNNNNNNNNNNNNNNNNNNNNNNNNNNNNNNNNNNNNNNNNNNNNNNNNNNNNNNNNNNNNNNNNNNNNNNNNNNNNNNNNNNNNNNNCTTGGCTCGCGACCCAATCCCGAAAGCTAGGCTAGGCTAGGCTAGGCTTAaaaccctcttcttcttcctccccaatCCACCGCTCTTCTTCTCCCCCGCGGCCGGCTCCTCCTCCGCTCCTCAGGTGCGAATCCTCTCTCCCCCGCAGATTTCCGCGGCAAATGGCCTCAGCTGCTCTCTCTTCTCCTCCAGACCTCGGCGAAGGTTTCCCGGCGGCCGGCGTGCAgacatgggcggcggcggcggcggggaaggggaAGAGAAGCCCTTCAATTTCCTCCAGATCCTCTGCGGTGCGTCGgctcctcctcctactcctccaGCGGCTGCAGTGCAAGCTCGCTCCGCTTTCTGCAGCTTTCCTCGCAGTCACAGATTTAGGGGACTGACTATGCgtgctgtttttttttctttctcctcaCTCGCCTGCAGAGGGCGTCATAGCCGGAGGCGCCGCCGGGGTCGTGGTGGAGACGGCGCTCTACCCTATCGACACCATCAAGACCAGGCTTCAGGTGAGCCACTTCTGCACTTCCAAGCAGTACCCACCcgtttttttctttctatttgctATGGAGATGTGCGGTTCAGTCTCCGATTTTGCTTGTTTGCAATGCCATGGCCGGTCAATCAGACCCCAGAGCCTGCTCCCAAGCAACGGGTTGTCTTGCACTGAATTCCCAGCAATTAGTACTTGCTTAAGGATGCCATTGTCTGACGGCCTGTTGTATGTTGTACTACCTGCACTGGATGCCATGTCTGAACCTGGCACAAATCTCTGTTCCCAGTTTGGGGAAACCACAAAAAAGTGTATACCTCAACTTTGAATGACATTAATCAGGAGTTCAGGACAACCTTCATTGCGTTCCTTGTATATGGGATACCTGTTCGCAACCAAACACGACCATGCTAGTGTCAACTACTGGCCGGCACTAGCAAGTAGCAAACACAGGAGATGTTGGCGGTTTTAAGTGATCGACCGTTAAGGTTTTTCTTTTCTTCTGTTACTGGATACACACATATCCAGTGTGTGGTGATAGCACTGTTTATTCTTCCATTTTATCACCATATATATAAATAATGAAAACTGGCACGATTGAATCAGACACGCCGGCACATTTAATCACCATATTCAGATTCAAAGCCAAAGATGACGAGTGTGACCAAACTGTGGCGTTGGAAATCTGCTGAGGCATGGTTGGGGCCTGCGATGGAGGAATAATGGCATGGATGCGCGTGCAGTTATTGTTCGTTCCACTTCTTGCAAAAGGACTTTATATTTGGGCAGCTTCTTGGTTCAGATTAACATTCTGAATCCACCCATCAAACGTCCAGAGTTGCAGGGTATATGATCCAATATCACCCTACAGATGTTAGACAGTAGCAAATATGACCGAAAACAATAAGAGGTGCAACCTTACAAGTAAGAATAAAAGGTGCTTCAGACTTGCTTGGATTGTGAACTATCTGCTTCAAAGCTTATTTAATATGACACATCATCGTGTGGTCTATAAAAGAGGCTCTGAAGATTGTTGTGGCCACCTTTCAAACGAATATTGAGGCATCTGAATCTCTGATCGACATGTAATCTCATGGATTCATATAGTACGTGGCTATATGGACTGTTTCTGTGGGATGTTTCTTCTTACAATGTTTTTTTGCAAGCCCATTAAAGGGTCATCTTAAACCATCCAAGTTTCCAAAGTAGTACATGACAGGAACTAATTAGCACATAAAAAATAAATCATTTCGTGAAACATAAATCATTTTGCAAACTGATTCCAACTAGCCAGAGAGTAGTAACTAGATAAGTAGGTTCATCAGACAAAGGTCCCATAGATAGAATTCTTTAGTAGTCTACTAGTAATTCAGTTCCAGTTGACCTTGTAAAACAGTGTGCAGGGCATTTCTCTATTGCCAGATATAAAACACACTTGATTATGTAAGAGTTACACAGCTAACACAAGTGTTTGCTACTATTGCCAGATATAATTTTTCTTGTCACTATTTAGTCTCACTATGAGAAGTCTTATTCTTTTCTAAATGTTCATGGCTTGCAGGCAATGCACAATTCCAGCACACACATTTTGTCTGACTTTGTTTTTTATATCTGCAGGCTGCTCGAGCTGGAAGTCAAATTCAATGGAAAGGCCTGTATTCTGGATTAGGTGGAAATCTTGTCGGTGTTCTCCCGTGAGTCTACAACATGTTAAACAGTTACACTAGTATatgcattctcttcacattgcaccTCAACTTCTCATAGAATGTGTGTATTCATTGTCCGTGAGATGAAATTGCTGCCATAATTGCCTCCAATATATACTGTTGTGATTTTCTTGAGCTGCTTTGTAAATAATTGCAGGGCTTCTGCTCTGTTTGTGGGAATATACGAACCAACTAAACGGAAGCTACTGGACATGTTTCCTGAAAACTTGAGTGCTGTTGCTCATCTTGTAAGTCCATACACACATTATGTTGGACTAGCTGATTGCTTACAGCAAGGCATACTCTTTTTTTCACTGTCATGTTTACACTAGCAAGCTTGTCGACGGCCCTTATAACGCTTAAGCTTAAAATAAATAATGTTATTTTACACCATCTTTATGCAGTCTTACTCCCTTAAGCATGTTGGTTTATACCAGCCTTTTTTCTGAATGAGGATGCTACAGACTGCAGGTGCTGTTGGAGGGTTGGGTGCTTCTCTCATTCGTGTCCCCACAGAGGTCAgcatctttttctttttctattttctgttcatTGAATGATGTTTGTCATAAAAAATTGCTTTGCATTCAGGTGGTCAAACAAAGAATGCAAACTGGTCAATTCAGGACTGCGCCTGATGCTGTTCGTCTCATAGTTGCAAAGGAAGGATTTAGAGGGCTTTTTGCTGTATGTATCTTCCGAGCTCTTAGCTGGTGAACAATCTGTTGACCAATATTAGATATAAGTTTTCCTTGCTATTTCATATATCAGGAGATATATAATGATTTGAATCCATTCATTTTCCTAaagtatgcatggacaattattaatTTGGTTGTTAAGAAAATGCAGTCACATGATACACATCATCATCTTATCCATTCTAACACTAGATTATTTTGTTTGCAGGGTTATGGTTCATTTTTACTTCGAGATCTTCCGTTTGATGCCATTCAATTCTGCATATACGAGCAACTTCGAATTGGTTACAAGCTTATGGTACTTAGTCCATCACTGCTGATATACTGACTATACCTATTATTCATTCTTAGCTACTCCCATGAACACGTCTGCTCTTGTTTCTATGTTTCAGAACACTTACAGTCTTGAATTCTTGATATGGGATTGAAAACTCACACTTACATAGATTTTGTACCTTGATGAATGTTGTTCAGTTCAATAGCATGCCATAGATTTGGGCACATGATTGTTTCGTCATAACATTGCATTGCTGACACATCCTGATGCCGGTGACTCAGTTATGCAAAATGTGTCTCTGCTTTCTGTTTCCATCAAATCCTATTAGTGCCCTGCGGAGCAGTAATTTCTGTTAACTGTTCTCCAACTTTATCTTTAACTGAAATTATCATGGACCTATTTAGGCAAAGAGGGAGCTGAAGGATCCAGAGAATGCACTAATTGGCGCCTTTGCCGGTAAAACTAAATTTCCCAATTTATTTTGTCATCTCACATTCTTAACTATTATAGTATTTCCTTTCCCGCTTTTACTGCTCTTATATCCCCCCGTTGGCCTAAGACTGCTATCTTATATCCTGTACCCCATTTCTGCTAGGTGCGATTACTGGTGCTATAACAACCCCCCTCGATGTTCTGAAGACAAGGTTGATGGTTCAGGTGGATCCTTCCCCCTTTAAATGGAACATTCCACACCAAAATCCACTTTTACATAATTGAGTACTGACCCACTGGTTCCAACTTCCATTGCAGGGGCAAACAAAGCAATACTCTGGAATTGTAAGCTGTGCTAAGACGATCTTGAGGGAGGAAGGTCCCGGCGCCTTTTTGAAGGTATAACGTttccttttgtgtgtgtgtgtgtgtgtgtgtgtgtgtgtgtgtgtgtgtgagagagagagagagagagagagagagagagagagaggagcagtaTAAACTCTCTAAAATTTATTTGATAAGCTAATGCTAACCACAATGCTTCTTATGATTTTGACGACGCTTGCAGGGCATCGAGCCGCGAGTTCTGTGGATCGGCATCGGCGGGTCCATCTTCTTCGGCGTGCTGGAGAAGACCAAGTCGGTCCTCGCTGAGAGGAGCAGCCgcaaggctgcgctggcggagaaGGACGAGTGAACCAACCAACCCACCAAGCAATTGTGCATCCTATGCTGACTCACTCCACATCATTACCCGTTCTTTCACCTGAAGTTTTGCTCCAATTTTATGTGATGGGCTTTGCGTATCTCGTTCCAGAACTATTAAGGCATACAATCAGTTTCAAGAGTTTGTTTTGATGTCGGCGATGATGGTTATGATCCTGTATGAGTCCCTGTAAACATTACTCTCCTTTAATAAAGTTTAGCAGATTGTTCTTCAAAAACTTTTAATCTGAAGAGGGGCCTGCTGTGCCGCTCATGTTGCTTCTGGGTAGTCCTTTTCAAATTTGATCTTTACTCTGCCATTAATTATTGCATTCACAGAGACCCACTGTTATTCGACAAACAACATATCAGGAGTCATCCTGATGGAATGTGGAAACCCAGACATGGGCAACCATACCTACAGGAAGGAACGCATGCGAGGGCGCACTATGGACTGTGCGCCGTCGACGTAGATGGTGGTGCCTGTCATGAAGCGGGAGTCGTCGCCGACCAGGTACAGCACCGTGGAAGCGAGGTCCTTCTCTGGGTCCAGCCACCGCCGCAGCGGCATTACCTCCCTGGTCGCCTTCTCGGCCTTCTCCTCCCCAACAGAGACAGGGAACTTGTCCCCCAGGTGGAGGCCGCGGCAGACGGCATTCACCCTGATCTTGTGCTTGCCGAGCTCCATCGCCGATAGCTGAAAAAACAAAGAACATCATGGTCATGTACGCATTCAGGATTTCCGTGATTAATCATTCAGGCTTTTTTGGTAACAAGGAAGAAGGCTTACTCTGACGAGCTGGTGAACGGCGCCTAAACTTGTGCCATATGCCGCCGCCCCCGGATACAATCCTCTCTCGGCGCCGATGATCTGGGTCAAGCATACCACAGAGCCGCCGGACTGCGCATCGCGGAACCGCTTGGCGATCGCCTTTATCAGAAGCCAGGGTGTGATTACATTGACTTTCATGGTCTTGTTGTACTCATCTTCAGTCACGCTGAGGCAGTCTTGCACTTCCCCTGCTCTTACAGTCAAGCAAACATTTCATGGTCAAAGAGGTCCATGGGTGAAATTAGTGGACGATAAGCTGACTGAAAGATTCAGACAACATTTGGGTTGGTGATTAGTCGGGCTTGGGCATGTGTAAAAGATTTCTGTCAGATGGGAAATCGGGCATGTGTATCAGTGTCTGTCAGTAGTATGTGCATACCCTCGTAGGAGCAGCAGTTGACCAGGGCGTCGAGTCCGCCGTCCCCGAAGCAGCGCCAGGCCGCCTCCACCGCGGCGCCGACGGCCGCCTCGTCGCAGGCCGCGAAGTCCAGCCCAACCACCGCGACGGCCGCCGCCCCTCCGGCCGCGCAGCGCCGCGCCTCCTCCGCCGTCGCGGCCAGGGCGCCCTCGTCGCCCACCAGGACCAGCCTGTACGCGCGCGCGCGCGCTTAGATTCAGAACCGAGCaacaggaagaagaaggggaacggcGGCGAGGTGAGAGGGAGTACCTGCAGCCGTGCCTGGCTAGGCCGACGGCGACCCCCCGCGAGACGGCGTCGCCGCCGCCGTTGCAGGCGAGCAGCACCCGCTTCACGTAGGCGGCGTCGGCGGCCATCCCCTTTCCCCTTCTTGCTCTTCCCGGCTGGCAGCAGCGACAAACACTCCAACAGCGTCGTCGCCTTTGCAGCGAGCGTCGACACGTCAAGAGTTATAACAAGACGAAATTTTACCCAGTCGTCGTCTGCAATGTCGGGCCACTCCATACACGTTGGTGTTACAAAATTTACGAATCTGATAAGTATCGAACGTTCGAGACAATGCCAGCTCCGAACGGCTTTAGACGCAAGTTTGATGATGTGAGGATGACAACTTTAATTGCCAAGCATAATAACTTTCGTGCTTCAGCAGCTTGCCCCTAACTTGCCATCCTCTAGTCAACTTATGGCCTGCTCGGTTTCTCTCCAGCTCCACGCTTCACCAGCTCCATGCGTAGagttgtagaagtgcatgctctagccaatgcaactaaAAGACCGATCTGATAAAACAGACTAGACAATACATTTATACGTCAACAAGAGCGATGCCAAACAGCCCAGGTCCGCGAAGCCAGCTTTAGGAAGCATAGCCCTCCCGCAACACAATTTCGTGGAGCAGCGGAAGCGTAGCTCCTCCAAACGACGAAGAATGAGTTGAATGAATTTACACAAGAATGCCATTCCAAAGTGACTTGCGTACCATTTCGATTAGAGAAGACACTCCTGAGCAAACCAGTGACCTCACGACCCCAGTGTCAGACTAGCCCGTGCCTCTCCTCTATGGCCCATGCCGACAGAGCAGAAGCAGTCGTTGCCGAACGCTTCACCGCTCCCGTGCGAAGCTGGCTTGGCTGGCTGGCCAGTTTGGGAAGCCAGAGAACTTCGGAATGGGGCCTAAAGTTGCCAgagaatgatgacccacaagtatagggatcaattgtagcctttcgataagtaagagtgtcgaacccaacgaggagcagaaggaaatgactagcggttttcagtaaggtattctctgcaagcactgaaaataTCGGTAACAGGATAGTTTGGTGGCAAGGTAATTcgcaacgagtaacaagtaacaagtgtaacaaaggtgcagcaaggtggcccaatcctttttgtagcaaaggataagtcttgacaaattcttatataaatcAAAGCGCTTCCGAGGATACATGAGAATTATCATCaacttagttttcatcatgctgatATGATTCGCGtttattactttgataatttgatatgtgggtgggccggcgcttgcgtgctgtccttacttgaacaagcctctcaCTTttaattaacccctctcgcaagtattcgcaactacgaaagaagaaccaAGAtatatctaaccatagcatgagacatgtggatccaaatcagccccttacgaagcaacacataaactagggtttaatcttctgccactctagcaacccatcgtctacttgcTACTTCCCGCCTtttcctaggcccaaatcatggtgaagtgtcatgtagttgacgttcacataacaccactagagaaaatacaacatacatctcatcaaaatatggaacaaataccaaattcacatgtttacttataacaagacttctcccatgtcctcgggaacaaacgtaactactcacgaagCATGCTCATGttaaagatcagaggggtattgaatatcattaaggatctaaacatatgattttacaccaaataaaccaactagcatcaactacaaagagtaatcaacactactagcaacccacaggtaacaATCTGAGGTTCTGAggaaaagattgaatacaagagatgaactaagatttaagaggagatggtgctagtgaagatgttgatgaagattgaccctctcATGATGAGAGGATCATCGgtaatgacgatggcttcgattccccctcccggagggaagtttccctgcagAATCGCTCTGGTAGagtcctagattgcttctgcctaggtttcgcctcgagacggcgggcTTCGTCCCGAaatcttccttatgattttttctaggtcaaaacctttcatatagcagaagatggacaccgggggctggccaggggcccacaagctcgggagggcgccctgggggggggggggtagggcgtgcccccaggcctgtggccacctggtgggtccccttctattgtttcttcgcccaatattttttatatattccaaaacaattctctgtaaagtttcaggatatttggagttgtgcagaataggtatctcagatctgctccttttaggtccagaattccagctgcaagcattctccctcttcatgtaaaccttataaataagagagaaaaggcataataaTTGTATCTTAAAGTGTAATAACAGGCCATGCTGCAATAATTATGAATAtaaaaatatgatgcaaaatggacgtatcagagaacTTTCGAACGAAGCCTTAGACGAACTTTAACACTGCCCATCTATTATGGTTCCATGTTAGTGATGTCCCACTCTACAGTTCATTTAAACTCGCTTCGGTATTATAGCAACAAGACAAATGATCCTAATAAGCTGATAACCACATAAAAAATCATAGTAACATTTGCTCAAGTTCCACTTAACTACTCCAATAATTGGTTACATTTGGTAATGAACATAATAATCCAATTGTCCGAGCACCCCAATGAAAATATTCTGAAGTATTCATAAGAAAAGTGAGGATTTAAACCTGAAAAATTACCACCAACTTGAATACTTCAAGAATTTAAACAAGCATGCAGACGTGGTGTTTCAAGCGAGGATTTAAGATGTTCTATGTTTATCAGTTCCCTCCCAATTTCCACCCACTCCCTTCTCTAATAAGATGGTGAAAGTTAGGGAAGAGGATTATGTAAGTCGCTTGAAAAATTATTTCGGTTAGGTCAATTTTCCTGGTCATCAGATTAAAGATCCAATGGTCAAccttctttcttcttcctcctcaaccATTCCTTTTCACACAAAATGGACTTACCCAAACTATAAATTAAGTCAACTTACATATATCTACGTGGAAAGTTAGACTCTAATTAACTCCCAAGTCCAACCCCCCTAATTCTCATCGCCTCCAATGAAATAGGTCACTTTATATCTTAGAACCCTTAAAACTACATTCCCCTTGTCTAAATAGCTCCAACCAAACATGGTTCTGTTGTTATTAAATAATATAGTGTTCTCGTCATCTCATGAATGACTGTTTTGCACTTGGCATTTGACACTTGCATTTTTTTCCATCCCAAAGAGTTTGGTGACATGCTCTATGTGgctcctcttcctctcgagctctttATCTGGTGCCCCCTTCTTTCTACGACTGAATGTTTGACACCGCCTAATGACACCATCTCTCCTCCATCGGAGGGATGTCGATGAGGGAGCAATCCTCTCCCAGTTCTTGTTTTTTTGGCGAAGTAGGTACGATCTAGACACATCGATTGAGGTGGTAGGGACTCTGATTGGAAATGAAAGGGAGGCATGCTGGTTAGGGTTAACTTTTATGGAATTGACTAGGCCATTGTAGACATGTTGATATCTTAGAACCCATCAAAGGAGACTTCGTCGACCGGGTTATCCGTCAACGTTGGTCACACATCAGAGATGGATTTCTACCACAGGCCTATCACATACAAACTTTAACACCACACATCTATGATGGGTCCAGCACCCATTTGTAATGTTACATCGGTGATATCCCCGCTCCACAATTTATTCCACGTGCCACTTGAATTACCGCCATCCTCTTCAGCTTGGAGCCATGCTCTTCGGTGGCTCCCCCTTCCTTTCTGGTTCCTTATCCGGTGATCGGCCCCCTCTTCTACTATGACCGAACATACGAACACCCGTCTCAGTGTTTTTACTTCTCCTCACATTCGACGAGGCAGTAACGGCGATGACAATCTTCCCTCCTTTGCTCCCCCTCCCCCGCCATCTCGTTCTCTGGTAGTTCCCCTTCCTCCCCGGTTCCATATCCGGTGATCGCCCCCTCTTCTACTATGACTAAACGTACAAACACTTGTCTGAATGTTTTTACCTCTCCTCACATTCAATGAAGCGGTAACGATGATGCCAATCTTCCCTCCTTCCCTCCCCCTCTCCCGCCATCTCGTGCTTTGGTGGCTCCCCTTCCTCTCTGGTTCCTTATCCGATGACCGCCCCCCTCTTCTACTATGACCGAAGGTACGAACACCCTCCTCAATGTTTTCACTTCTCTCCAATTTGATGAGGCGGTCACGGCGATGACAATCCCCCCTCCATCTTGTCCTTTGGCGACACGCatgattgatacgtctctgtcgtatctataatttttgattgttccatgccaatattattcaactttcatatacttttggcaactttttatactttttttgggactaacatattgatccagtgcccagtgccagttcctctttgttgcatgttttatgtttcgcagaagcccaatatcaaacggaatccaaacgggataaaaacggacggagaattattttgaaatatttgggattttccggaggaagaatcaacgcgaaacagtgtccgaggtggccacgagacagggggcgcacccacccctcctgggcgcgcctggcactctcgtgggccacccttaaggcggttgacgctcttcttttgccgcaagaaagctaattttatgagaaaaatctgggcgaaagattcaccccaatcggagttacggatctccgaatataaaaaacggtgaaggggaaggatctgagaacgcagaaacagagagatagatccaatctcagagcggctctcgcccctcccatgccatgggagccaaggaccagaggggaaacccttctcccatctagggaggaggtcaaggaagaagaagaagaagaagaagaagaagaagaagggggcctctctcccccttgcttccggtggcgccggagcgctgcagggggccatcatcatcaccgcgatcttcaccaacacctccgccatcttcaccaacatctccatcaccttcccccatctatattcagtggtccactctcccgcaacccgctgtaccctctacttgaacatggtgctttatgcttcatattattatccaatgatgtgttgccatcctatgatgtctaagtagattttcattgtcctattggtggttgatgaattgctatgattggtttaatttgcttgtggttatgttgctgtcctattgtgccctccgtgtcgcgcaagcgtgagggattcccgctgtcggGTGTTgctatacgttcatgattcacttatagtgggttgctagagtgacagaagcttaaacctgagtaaggggattgttgtgtatgggattgaagggagaccaatatatcttaatgatatggttgggttttaccttaatgaatctttagtagttgcggacgcttgctagagttccaatcataagtgcatatgatccaagaagagaaagtatgttagcttatgcctctcccacataaaacttgctatcgatctagtaacgtagtcaattgcttagggacactttcacaactcctaccaccacttttccacactcgctttttttttgcatctttatctaaacagcccctagtttatatttacgtgttctttattatcttgcaaacctatccaacaagacctacaaagtacttctagtttcatacttgttctaggtaaagcgaacgtcaagcgtgcgtagagtcgtatcagtggacgataggacttgagagagtatttgttctacctttagctcctcgttgggtttgacactcttacttatcgaaagaggctacaactatcccgtatacttgcgggttatcaagacctttttctggcaccgttgccagggagtcatagcgtggggtgaatattctcgtgtgttcttgtttgctttatcactaagtaatttttatttgatgttctatgTTGTTCTCTATCttcagttatggatatggaacacgaaataccaaaaaaattaggtgtacttgctactcatggagatggggtaactcctaaaaccctcgattctcattatgtgaaagata is drawn from Triticum dicoccoides isolate Atlit2015 ecotype Zavitan chromosome 4A, WEW_v2.0, whole genome shotgun sequence and contains these coding sequences:
- the LOC119287409 gene encoding S-adenosylmethionine carrier 1, chloroplastic/mitochondrial-like codes for the protein MGGGGGGEGEEKPFNFLQILCEGVIAGGAAGVVVETALYPIDTIKTRLQAARAGSQIQWKGLYSGLGGNLVGVLPASALFVGIYEPTKRKLLDMFPENLSAVAHLTAGAVGGLGASLIRVPTEVVKQRMQTGQFRTAPDAVRLIVAKEGFRGLFAGYGSFLLRDLPFDAIQFCIYEQLRIGYKLMAKRELKDPENALIGAFAGAITGAITTPLDVLKTRLMVQGQTKQYSGIVSCAKTILREEGPGAFLKGIEPRVLWIGIGGSIFFGVLEKTKSVLAERSSRKAALAEKDE
- the LOC119287411 gene encoding carbonyl reductase [NADPH] 2-like; this encodes TCRRSLQRRRRCWSVCRCCQPGRARRGKGMAADAAYVKRVLLACNGGGDAVSRGVAVGLARHGCRLVLVGDEGALAATAEEARRCAAGGAAAVAVVGLDFAACDEAAVGAAVEAAWRCFGDGGLDALVNCCSYEGEVQDCLSVTEDEYNKTMKVNVITPWLLIKAIAKRFRDAQSGGSVVCLTQIIGAERGLYPGAAAYGTSLGAVHQLVRLSAMELGKHKIRVNAVCRGLHLGDKFPVSVGEEKAEKATREVMPLRRWLDPEKDLASTVLYLVGDDSRFMTGTTIYVDGAQSIVRPRMRSFL